The following coding sequences are from one Paenibacillus tundrae window:
- a CDS encoding S-layer homology domain-containing protein: protein MTFKYNNPSHSKKVVSAVLAGMMALSAGGAALAAEATDAGQSQTTAVSNTAAPTGLFSDIKAGYWAEKHVYKLAYQGILLGEKGLFRPGDAVTQQEAVTMAIRFMNKQDQLNDSTATALPTTMEVGNYFKPYVALALELGLIDKTEEEAVDVSKTSWGQKPATREWITKLLIRSLNKDAEAKAQNNQSTSFADNASISDGSKGYVNLAVSLDLAKGVDGNKFNPTGSVTRAQLATFFSRGESLTDTAYPNTYTGYVTGLEDGRITMVVDGKLTTFAVNSNTPYFTKDSENRSPQANVQLYTKVQVVGSAGNASYVEVIDATPQVESVEGTFARSLSGNKIGVFVGENYETFGYDDSTAFIDQNGSAIKLSDITADSTLEVQRETFSADKKTVVIRVKSGIVNKSDTGVVAEVVTSGKTIKLVNTAGITEQYTYSDSLMIRYQDRILTLAELKPGSAVKYTVRDSVLQTIELSQGVEQSVRGTLVEIGGNQSTLTFKREGGSLEAKLLVEKPEVIINGIQDASLNDLITDATNGDQVELTLNAEDRVTRIQVIGRQMEPMNGASVVSYNAKTKVLTVLDSNKKPFVFTLDEKTKLDYNSTKPTMAGLEALLSDGRKLDLTYVGTRALSVKVVYKYEGTISNIDTSNRKISLLSGNQTVTVPYTIAPTVEMYNKSGASLSDLKIGDSVTVTLGANQDYIQKVALKSVAQFEITGIETNGRVRVKSDLLTSQFYFDQATLTGESGQTLTASQLTVGNLINVTFEGITPKAVQVVKRTLAEVTSVDSTSVTLKLFNGQSETVPVSGPVKVIKSGSTLTSLGSLTVGDRVEMTKDTDNSTRFRVMTILSKQFWSYDGVGNQILVKRETTTDTNYRFALGTGVYVHQGDNTLSVQSLRDNDNIVLYLLNNIVMEIQKQ from the coding sequence GTGACTTTTAAATATAATAATCCATCACACTCTAAAAAAGTAGTTTCAGCCGTACTTGCAGGTATGATGGCTCTTAGTGCTGGCGGGGCTGCCTTGGCAGCTGAAGCAACAGATGCTGGGCAGAGCCAGACGACAGCAGTAAGCAATACGGCTGCACCAACCGGTTTGTTCAGTGATATCAAAGCAGGATATTGGGCTGAGAAACACGTATACAAGCTGGCTTACCAAGGAATTCTGCTCGGTGAAAAAGGCTTATTCCGTCCAGGAGACGCGGTAACACAACAAGAAGCGGTAACTATGGCCATTCGGTTTATGAATAAACAAGACCAGTTGAATGACAGCACGGCTACGGCATTACCGACAACTATGGAAGTAGGCAACTACTTCAAGCCTTACGTCGCATTAGCGTTGGAACTGGGATTGATTGATAAAACGGAAGAAGAAGCAGTGGATGTGTCCAAAACATCTTGGGGACAGAAGCCTGCTACTCGTGAATGGATCACGAAGCTACTTATTCGTTCGTTGAACAAGGATGCAGAAGCAAAAGCGCAAAACAATCAATCAACAAGTTTTGCTGATAATGCAAGCATCTCTGATGGCAGCAAAGGTTATGTTAACCTGGCCGTTAGTCTAGATCTTGCCAAAGGTGTAGATGGAAACAAGTTCAATCCAACGGGCTCTGTTACACGCGCACAGCTTGCTACGTTCTTTAGTAGAGGTGAATCGTTGACAGATACCGCTTATCCTAATACGTACACAGGTTACGTTACTGGACTTGAAGATGGCCGAATTACGATGGTCGTTGACGGTAAACTGACGACTTTTGCTGTGAACAGCAATACGCCTTATTTCACGAAGGACAGTGAAAATCGTTCACCACAAGCCAATGTTCAATTGTATACCAAAGTGCAGGTGGTGGGTTCAGCGGGTAATGCTTCCTATGTAGAAGTGATCGATGCAACACCTCAGGTAGAGTCAGTGGAAGGTACGTTTGCGCGTTCGCTATCAGGTAATAAAATTGGTGTGTTCGTGGGTGAAAACTACGAGACATTCGGATACGATGATTCAACAGCGTTCATTGACCAAAACGGATCAGCAATTAAATTATCAGATATTACAGCGGACAGCACCTTAGAAGTACAACGTGAGACTTTCTCCGCTGACAAGAAGACAGTAGTTATCCGTGTGAAATCGGGCATTGTCAACAAGAGTGATACGGGTGTAGTCGCTGAGGTCGTAACATCTGGCAAAACGATTAAACTGGTTAATACAGCAGGAATAACAGAGCAATACACGTATAGTGACAGCCTTATGATTCGTTATCAGGATCGGATTCTGACGCTAGCTGAGCTTAAGCCGGGAAGTGCTGTGAAATATACGGTGAGAGATAGCGTCTTGCAAACGATCGAATTGTCACAGGGTGTGGAGCAATCGGTTCGAGGCACACTCGTGGAGATTGGTGGGAATCAGTCTACATTGACATTCAAGCGTGAAGGTGGCTCCCTTGAAGCTAAGCTGCTGGTTGAGAAACCGGAAGTTATCATTAACGGAATACAGGATGCTTCATTAAATGATCTGATCACAGATGCAACAAATGGAGATCAAGTAGAGTTAACATTAAACGCTGAAGATCGTGTGACACGTATCCAGGTCATTGGCCGCCAAATGGAACCGATGAATGGTGCATCTGTCGTATCTTATAACGCTAAAACAAAAGTACTTACTGTGCTGGATAGCAACAAAAAACCGTTTGTATTTACATTGGATGAAAAAACAAAGTTGGACTACAATTCAACGAAGCCAACTATGGCAGGTTTAGAGGCGCTACTAAGCGATGGACGCAAGCTAGATCTAACGTATGTAGGTACTCGTGCGCTTTCCGTTAAGGTTGTTTACAAGTATGAGGGTACCATTAGCAATATTGATACTTCCAACCGAAAAATTAGTTTGTTGTCTGGAAATCAAACAGTCACCGTACCTTATACAATCGCTCCTACAGTGGAAATGTATAATAAGTCTGGTGCAAGTCTCTCAGATTTGAAAATTGGCGACAGCGTTACGGTCACGTTGGGCGCGAATCAGGATTATATTCAGAAGGTAGCATTGAAATCCGTTGCTCAATTCGAAATTACGGGTATTGAAACCAATGGTCGTGTTCGTGTAAAATCCGATTTGCTGACAAGCCAATTTTACTTCGATCAAGCAACGCTGACAGGAGAAAGCGGTCAGACATTAACTGCTTCACAATTGACAGTAGGAAACTTGATCAACGTTACGTTTGAAGGGATTACACCTAAAGCTGTTCAGGTTGTGAAACGTACACTCGCTGAGGTTACCTCAGTTGATTCAACTTCAGTTACACTGAAACTATTCAATGGTCAATCCGAGACAGTTCCGGTTAGTGGTCCCGTCAAAGTGATTAAATCCGGTTCTACTTTAACTTCACTGGGAAGTCTTACTGTTGGAGATCGGGTCGAAATGACGAAGGATACGGATAACTCCACTCGTTTCAGAGTGATGACAATCTTGAGCAAACAGTTCTGGTCTTATGATGGCGTAGGGAACCAAATTCTGGTGAAACGTGAGACAACTACGGACACTAACTATCGTTTTGCACTTGGTACAGGAGTATATGTTCACCAGGGTGACAATACTTTAAGCGTGCAATCTCTAAGAGATAATGATAATATTGTATTGTATCTCCTGAACAACATCGTGATGGAGATCCAAAAACAGTAA
- a CDS encoding GerMN domain-containing protein: MNKKLWIAALLVTVMAVAAGCGNKPTAAPPQTQGAGSEDTVTEVQGETEITEPTTVEPDETSSTPTPDTTTSESEGTDSSEGTNPSSENTGQADASQATEKKTINVFFTDPEELELHESTATVSFAAEEDKYKSAFAALQQTTDDKLVPLWSKDIELKSVQFKDGALTLDIHMPDTARLGAGGEAYAIEALQKTFFQFDEVKTLDLLVDGQQSESLMGHVDLEHPMTRS, encoded by the coding sequence ATGAACAAAAAATTATGGATTGCAGCACTACTAGTAACGGTTATGGCGGTCGCTGCGGGATGTGGAAATAAACCGACAGCCGCTCCACCTCAGACGCAAGGTGCAGGTTCCGAGGATACTGTGACAGAAGTGCAAGGTGAGACGGAAATTACTGAACCTACCACTGTAGAGCCAGATGAAACGTCTTCGACACCAACACCAGACACGACTACGTCTGAATCGGAAGGAACGGATTCATCGGAGGGTACCAACCCAAGCTCAGAAAATACAGGACAAGCGGATGCTTCGCAAGCAACTGAGAAGAAGACCATCAACGTATTCTTTACAGATCCAGAGGAGTTAGAGCTGCATGAATCTACGGCAACAGTGAGCTTTGCAGCGGAAGAAGACAAGTACAAGTCTGCATTTGCAGCGCTACAACAAACAACAGATGACAAACTTGTCCCACTGTGGTCTAAAGACATTGAACTGAAGTCTGTTCAGTTTAAAGATGGCGCGCTCACACTCGATATCCATATGCCGGATACGGCTAGGCTCGGTGCTGGTGGAGAAGCATATGCCATTGAAGCGTTGCAAAAAACGTTCTTCCAGTTTGATGAAGTGAAGACACTTGATCTATTGGTGGATGGACAACAGTCCGAGAGTTTGATGGGCCATGTGGATTTGGAACATCCAATGACAAGATCTTAA
- a CDS encoding N-acetylmuramoyl-L-alanine amidase family protein, whose amino-acid sequence MKKFGFLVLLFVFGLVFPGYSHAATDTKIILDGKEIVQPSDAKAENINSSVMVPIRVISESLGYGVDWQQKTSTVTISKDNTAMQMIVGQKTATVNGSNVNLDVPPLVKNGTTLVPLRFVGEQMGLKVGWNNTTKTVTLVTQNSGSGNGTTTPPNSGNNSGDTQEGLVLVNGISFSDNRFLIATSGDTKPNVFTMTGPDRIVIDLPNTAFADSFSQGQALDSNQNGQLVVNGYPDVSKIRYSLYSNTPSTVRFVIDLTNSKGYDVQNDSGLVIVDLNKEGPTTLPPVGNNGKKVVVIDAGHGDQDPGAIGVTGKREKDFNLAMALKVEALLKKESNIDVMLTRSDDTFLALKERVRIAESLKADIFISIHANSGPAAANGVETFYSRATSQALAKVMHKHLLQSSGLKDRGVKTASLHVTRETTMPAVLLEGGFLSNKSDEAALFTESFQNSVAKGIVAGIKEYLGIK is encoded by the coding sequence ATGAAGAAGTTCGGTTTTTTGGTACTGTTATTTGTCTTTGGGCTCGTTTTCCCGGGCTATAGTCATGCAGCAACAGATACGAAAATTATCCTAGATGGGAAAGAGATTGTGCAGCCTTCGGATGCCAAAGCGGAAAACATCAACAGCAGTGTGATGGTTCCAATTCGGGTCATTTCCGAAAGCCTGGGATATGGTGTGGACTGGCAACAGAAGACAAGCACCGTGACTATAAGCAAAGACAACACTGCCATGCAGATGATTGTTGGACAGAAGACGGCAACGGTGAACGGCAGTAACGTGAACCTGGATGTCCCGCCACTCGTGAAAAATGGTACGACACTTGTTCCGCTCCGATTTGTTGGTGAACAAATGGGTCTAAAGGTGGGTTGGAACAATACCACGAAGACGGTAACATTAGTTACCCAGAATTCAGGTTCCGGAAACGGAACGACTACTCCCCCGAACTCCGGCAATAACAGCGGAGACACGCAAGAAGGTCTTGTACTGGTGAACGGCATCAGCTTCAGTGATAATCGCTTCTTAATTGCAACAAGCGGAGACACGAAGCCGAACGTCTTCACGATGACAGGACCGGATCGAATTGTTATCGATTTGCCTAATACGGCATTTGCTGATTCTTTCAGTCAAGGACAAGCTCTTGATAGCAATCAGAATGGACAACTTGTTGTGAACGGATATCCCGATGTATCTAAGATTCGTTATTCGTTATACAGCAATACGCCATCAACCGTAAGATTTGTTATTGATTTGACAAATAGCAAAGGTTATGACGTACAGAATGATTCTGGTTTAGTTATCGTTGATCTGAACAAAGAAGGCCCAACAACACTGCCTCCTGTTGGAAACAATGGTAAAAAAGTAGTTGTTATTGACGCAGGACACGGGGATCAAGATCCAGGTGCGATCGGCGTAACGGGCAAAAGAGAAAAAGACTTTAATTTGGCAATGGCACTGAAAGTAGAAGCCTTGTTGAAAAAAGAATCGAACATTGACGTTATGCTGACGCGCAGCGATGATACATTTTTGGCGTTAAAAGAGCGTGTAAGAATCGCTGAAAGTCTAAAAGCAGATATTTTCATTTCAATTCATGCGAACAGCGGACCTGCGGCGGCGAATGGTGTAGAGACATTTTATTCTCGCGCTACTAGTCAAGCACTAGCAAAAGTAATGCATAAGCATTTATTGCAATCATCAGGGTTAAAGGATCGCGGTGTTAAAACGGCTAGTCTACATGTAACTCGCGAAACAACAATGCCCGCTGTTCTGCTGGAAGGTGGATTCCTGAGCAACAAGAGTGACGAAGCAGCACTGTTTACGGAAAGTTTCCAAAATAGTGTAGCCAAAGGTATCGTTGCAGGGATCAAGGAGTATCTGGGAATCAAATAA
- a CDS encoding N-acetylmuramoyl-L-alanine amidase family protein — MRKWSAVFVFILFLCVFPTMVHADTPPSIVLDGVTIEQQTGAPAENTGKTVMVPIRVVSENLGYEVKWEKTTQTVSVLKGARSIQMVAGQEEATVNGTKVSLDAPPLIKQGTTLVPLRFVGEGMGLNVGWDNGTKTVSLSSLPPVVEVDNGEDSIETPVSVNLSELNSINFSGNQLSLEINGNITPKLSTLTNPDRIIVDLPGTTFSQQFIQGQASKPDGSGSFLVTDSTFVNQIRYANFSNSPATVRVVFDLSHVATAKWSLGDNQKILIDLTPNSDETPITPPPAVQVPNGTKVVIIDPGHGGRQSGAVSVTGKYEKDFNLAVGLKVQALLQPYTDIQTVITRKDDTELSLQQRVDLAELNHADVFVSIHGNKFTTPVPNGVETLYTRSESKELADILHKYVLPITGLKDRGIKTASLHVTRETTMPAVLLELGFLSNESDEAIMFTEDYQNKCAQAIVDGILEFLNKD, encoded by the coding sequence ATGAGAAAATGGTCGGCAGTCTTTGTATTTATTTTATTCCTGTGCGTATTTCCTACAATGGTGCATGCTGACACGCCTCCTTCCATCGTACTGGACGGTGTAACGATTGAGCAGCAAACGGGAGCTCCTGCTGAAAATACGGGCAAGACAGTGATGGTTCCCATCCGAGTGGTGTCCGAAAATTTGGGCTATGAAGTGAAGTGGGAGAAAACGACGCAGACGGTCAGTGTGCTAAAAGGAGCAAGAAGTATTCAGATGGTCGCTGGGCAAGAGGAAGCTACTGTTAATGGAACCAAAGTAAGCTTGGATGCGCCTCCTTTAATCAAACAAGGAACGACTCTAGTTCCGTTGCGCTTTGTTGGTGAGGGCATGGGTTTAAATGTAGGTTGGGACAATGGAACCAAGACTGTAAGCCTATCCAGCCTTCCGCCTGTAGTAGAAGTAGATAACGGAGAAGATTCGATAGAAACACCTGTATCGGTCAATCTTTCAGAGCTAAATAGCATTAACTTTAGCGGAAATCAGCTTAGCTTGGAAATCAACGGAAACATCACTCCGAAGCTGTCCACACTTACGAATCCGGATCGTATCATCGTAGATTTGCCGGGAACTACATTCTCACAACAATTTATTCAAGGACAAGCTTCCAAGCCAGATGGAAGCGGCAGTTTTCTAGTCACAGACTCTACATTTGTTAATCAGATTCGGTATGCTAACTTTAGCAATTCTCCTGCTACTGTACGAGTTGTCTTTGATTTAAGTCATGTTGCTACTGCGAAGTGGTCACTGGGAGACAATCAAAAGATACTGATCGATCTCACCCCGAATAGTGATGAAACACCAATCACTCCGCCTCCTGCTGTGCAAGTTCCTAACGGGACAAAGGTTGTTATCATTGATCCAGGGCATGGAGGAAGACAGTCTGGAGCGGTTAGTGTGACAGGCAAATATGAAAAGGACTTTAATTTGGCTGTAGGACTCAAAGTACAAGCATTACTCCAGCCCTATACGGACATTCAGACTGTCATCACACGGAAGGATGATACGGAACTGTCCTTGCAGCAGCGTGTTGATTTAGCTGAATTGAATCATGCTGATGTCTTTGTGTCCATACACGGCAATAAATTTACAACACCTGTGCCTAATGGGGTAGAAACGCTGTACACTCGCTCAGAGAGCAAAGAGTTGGCGGATATCCTTCATAAATATGTACTGCCTATTACGGGACTTAAGGATCGTGGCATTAAAACGGCAAGTTTGCACGTGACGAGGGAAACCACAATGCCAGCCGTTCTTCTAGAGCTTGGATTTTTAAGTAATGAATCGGATGAAGCGATAATGTTCACCGAAGATTATCAGAACAAATGTGCACAGGCCATCGTTGATGGAATATTAGAATTTTTGAACAAAGATTGA
- the leuD gene encoding 3-isopropylmalate dehydratase small subunit → MEAFKTLQGIVAPVDRVNVDTDAIIPKQFLKRIERTGFGQFLFYEWRFDEEGNNNPSFEMNKSRYEGASVLISRANFGCGSSREHAPWAIMDYGFRCVIAPSFADIFYNNCFKNGILPIKLSEEQVEDLFQRTATHDGYELNVNLENKTITDAHGLRIEFDLDEHRRQFLLQGLDDIGLTLQHDDEITAYEQRHAAKLFG, encoded by the coding sequence ATGGAAGCTTTCAAAACACTGCAAGGCATCGTTGCACCGGTTGACCGGGTCAATGTAGATACAGACGCAATTATTCCCAAACAATTTTTGAAACGGATTGAACGCACTGGATTTGGACAATTTTTGTTCTACGAATGGCGTTTTGACGAAGAGGGCAACAACAATCCTTCTTTCGAAATGAACAAATCGCGTTATGAAGGGGCATCAGTTCTGATCTCTCGCGCTAACTTTGGCTGTGGATCTTCTCGTGAGCACGCACCATGGGCGATCATGGACTACGGATTCCGTTGTGTGATTGCACCATCTTTTGCGGATATCTTCTATAATAACTGCTTCAAGAACGGAATTTTGCCAATCAAGTTGTCCGAAGAACAGGTAGAAGATCTGTTCCAACGCACTGCAACTCATGATGGCTACGAATTGAATGTAAATCTGGAAAACAAAACGATTACAGATGCACACGGGTTACGTATTGAGTTTGACCTGGATGAGCACCGTCGTCAGTTCCTGTTGCAAGGACTGGATGATATCGGTTTGACACTTCAACATGACGATGAAATCACAGCATATGAGCAACGCCATGCGGCAAAATTGTTTGGTTAA
- the leuC gene encoding 3-isopropylmalate dehydratase large subunit, producing the protein MSKKTMFEKIWENHVIHQEEGKPSILYIDLHLVHEVTSPQAFEGLRLSGRKVRRPELTFATMDHNVPTKDRFNITDPISKQQIDTLSQNCRDFGVKLYDLDTIDQGVVHVMGPELGLTHPGKTIVCGDSHTSTHGAFGALAFGIGTSEVEHVMATQCLQQAKAKTMEVRFVGKRNPGVTAKDMILAVIAKYGTDFATGYVIEYTGESIRELSMEERMTVCNMSIEGGARAGMIAPDETTFEYLRGREYVPADAKFDEAVAAWKELVTDEGAEFDRVVEIDVESLIPQVTWGTSPGMGTDISSKVPVPAELPTENERKAAEKALEYMGLTPGTPISEIPVDYVFIGSCTNGRIEDLRAAAQVAKGHTVSSNVTAIVVPGSGRVKIQAEKEGLDKIFTEAGFEWRDAGCSMCLAMNPDVLKPGQRCASTSNRNFEGRQGRGGRTHLVSPAMAAAAAVKGHFVDVRDWNFKTEAVI; encoded by the coding sequence ATGAGTAAAAAAACGATGTTTGAGAAAATTTGGGAAAACCACGTAATTCATCAGGAAGAAGGCAAGCCAAGCATTCTTTATATCGATCTGCACCTTGTACACGAAGTAACTTCTCCACAAGCATTTGAAGGTTTGCGTTTGAGCGGTCGTAAAGTTCGTCGTCCTGAACTGACATTTGCAACAATGGATCACAACGTACCAACGAAAGATCGTTTCAACATTACTGATCCAATCTCCAAACAACAAATTGATACGTTGTCGCAGAACTGCCGTGATTTCGGCGTTAAGCTATATGACTTGGACACGATTGATCAAGGTGTCGTACACGTTATGGGTCCTGAATTGGGTCTGACTCATCCAGGTAAAACGATTGTCTGTGGTGATAGCCACACCTCAACCCACGGTGCGTTTGGTGCACTTGCCTTCGGGATCGGAACAAGTGAAGTAGAGCACGTTATGGCAACGCAATGTTTGCAACAAGCCAAAGCTAAAACGATGGAAGTTCGTTTTGTTGGTAAACGCAACCCAGGTGTAACGGCGAAGGATATGATCCTCGCAGTAATCGCTAAATATGGTACTGACTTTGCAACTGGATACGTTATCGAATACACAGGAGAATCTATTCGTGAACTGAGTATGGAAGAGCGTATGACGGTCTGCAACATGTCCATCGAAGGTGGCGCAAGAGCAGGTATGATCGCTCCAGACGAAACAACATTTGAATATCTGCGTGGACGTGAATATGTGCCTGCAGATGCAAAATTCGATGAAGCTGTTGCAGCTTGGAAAGAGCTTGTGACTGATGAAGGTGCTGAGTTTGATCGCGTAGTTGAAATCGATGTAGAGTCATTGATTCCACAAGTAACTTGGGGCACTAGCCCAGGTATGGGAACTGACATTTCTTCCAAAGTACCTGTTCCTGCGGAATTACCTACTGAAAATGAACGTAAAGCGGCAGAAAAAGCGCTTGAATATATGGGTCTTACACCTGGAACACCAATCTCCGAAATTCCAGTGGATTATGTGTTCATCGGTTCTTGTACTAATGGACGGATCGAGGATTTGCGTGCGGCTGCACAAGTAGCCAAAGGCCACACGGTTTCCAGTAATGTTACGGCAATTGTCGTTCCCGGATCAGGACGTGTCAAAATCCAGGCTGAAAAAGAAGGACTTGATAAAATCTTCACAGAAGCTGGCTTCGAATGGCGTGATGCAGGATGCAGTATGTGTCTTGCGATGAACCCCGACGTATTGAAACCAGGTCAACGTTGTGCTTCGACATCCAACCGTAACTTTGAAGGACGTCAAGGACGCGGAGGACGTACGCATCTGGTATCTCCAGCAATGGCAGCCGCAGCGGCGGTTAAAGGTCACTTTGTTGATGTACGTGACTGGAATTTCAAAACGGAAGCAGTTATCTAA
- a CDS encoding LysR family transcriptional regulator, with the protein MEFRQLQYTLQIAAERNFSRAAEKLHIAQPSLSQQLSKLEKELGVLLFQRNTSTVELTHAGVTFVEQAQKIVDAVELLRQEMSDISQLRKGKVVVGSMPITGSHLLPHVLPAFQQTYPEIEVTLLEDSGLTLEKLTASGKADLSLLSLPLQEPSLSYVVIGEERIDLAVPPTHPLAQRGDPANPIPVRMEELREESFVVLKKGQGFRKLTFDLCEQAGFDPNVVFESNNIETVQSLVATGMGITLVPRFIARAPRSEFVPVYVPLAEPVPSRTLVVAYRQGRVLSKAAEAFIHTFKQTVAKLSEGDH; encoded by the coding sequence ATGGAATTTAGACAGCTCCAATATACGTTGCAGATTGCGGCAGAACGGAATTTTTCACGTGCAGCAGAGAAGCTACATATCGCACAACCTTCGTTAAGCCAGCAATTATCCAAATTAGAAAAAGAATTGGGCGTGCTCCTTTTTCAACGAAATACGAGCACAGTGGAATTGACCCATGCTGGTGTTACCTTTGTTGAACAGGCTCAGAAAATCGTAGATGCGGTTGAGCTGCTCAGACAGGAAATGTCAGACATTTCGCAACTTCGTAAAGGCAAAGTCGTTGTAGGCAGTATGCCAATTACCGGCTCTCATCTACTACCTCATGTTCTGCCTGCATTTCAACAAACCTATCCTGAGATTGAAGTAACGTTGCTGGAGGACTCGGGTCTTACGCTAGAGAAACTAACGGCAAGCGGCAAAGCCGATCTTAGCTTGTTATCCCTTCCGCTACAAGAACCAAGTTTATCCTATGTTGTGATCGGTGAGGAACGAATTGACTTGGCCGTACCTCCAACGCACCCATTAGCACAGCGAGGTGATCCTGCCAACCCTATTCCCGTAAGGATGGAGGAGCTTCGTGAAGAGTCTTTTGTTGTCCTGAAGAAAGGACAAGGTTTCCGCAAACTAACCTTTGACCTCTGTGAACAGGCTGGTTTCGATCCCAATGTCGTGTTCGAGAGCAATAATATTGAAACCGTACAATCCTTAGTAGCTACAGGCATGGGTATTACTCTGGTTCCGCGCTTTATCGCACGAGCACCTCGCAGTGAATTTGTACCGGTGTATGTGCCTCTGGCTGAGCCTGTACCGAGCCGTACTTTAGTTGTTGCGTATCGTCAGGGACGAGTATTATCCAAAGCAGCTGAAGCCTTTATCCACACCTTCAAGCAGACGGTTGCGAAACTGTCTGAAGGTGACCATTAG
- a CDS encoding carbon-nitrogen family hydrolase has protein sequence MTQQQGEMRVALIQADIQLGDPEANHQHMQSLLERAVKQYPDLGLAVLPEMWNTGYALEQIHELADPEGEHSRAWLSAFAKKHQISIVGGSIAEKRNNQIYNTMYAYDREGREVTRYDKLHLFRLMDEEKYLQPGAEPEIFELENGLTAGASICYDIRFPELARTLALNGAKALIVPAEWPKPRLHHWRTLLTARAIENQMYVIACNRVGLGGDTEFFGHSLVIDPWGEIVAEGGEGEEIVTGMIRPSLVDEVRGRIPVFEDRRPGLYFGEK, from the coding sequence ATGACACAACAACAAGGAGAAATGCGAGTAGCCTTGATACAAGCTGATATTCAATTGGGAGATCCTGAGGCTAATCATCAACATATGCAATCATTGCTTGAGCGGGCAGTGAAACAATATCCTGATCTGGGCTTGGCTGTATTGCCCGAGATGTGGAATACAGGTTACGCCTTGGAGCAAATTCATGAGCTGGCTGACCCTGAGGGGGAACATTCGCGAGCATGGTTATCTGCTTTTGCCAAAAAGCATCAAATCTCGATTGTTGGTGGCTCCATTGCTGAGAAACGCAATAACCAAATTTACAATACGATGTATGCCTATGATCGGGAAGGTCGTGAGGTAACACGTTACGATAAACTGCATTTATTCCGATTAATGGATGAAGAAAAGTATTTGCAGCCTGGCGCAGAGCCGGAAATTTTCGAATTGGAAAATGGTCTTACGGCAGGGGCTTCCATCTGTTATGATATTCGCTTTCCGGAACTTGCGCGGACATTAGCTCTGAATGGGGCTAAAGCTCTGATTGTACCAGCTGAATGGCCAAAACCTCGCCTGCATCACTGGCGCACACTTCTGACGGCCAGAGCCATCGAGAATCAGATGTATGTGATCGCTTGTAATCGTGTAGGACTGGGAGGGGACACGGAATTCTTCGGGCATTCTCTCGTTATCGACCCTTGGGGGGAGATTGTAGCTGAGGGCGGAGAAGGGGAGGAGATCGTAACGGGAATGATTCGTCCTTCCTTGGTGGATGAGGTTCGTGGACGTATTCCGGTATTTGAGGATCGGAGACCGGGGCTTTACTTTGGTGAAAAATAA